Proteins encoded together in one Impatiens glandulifera chromosome 1, dImpGla2.1, whole genome shotgun sequence window:
- the LOC124919915 gene encoding uncharacterized protein LOC124919915, which yields MEDSSVYTHSSAHLAVLNRDHDALRKIILNLPHLAKAGEVKTEEESLAAEIKADEVCSVIDRRDVPGRETPLHLAVRLRDPVSTEILMSAGADWSLQNENGWSALQEAVCTREENIAKIIARHYQPLAWAKWCRRLPRIVATASRIRDFYMEITFHFESSVIPFISRIAPSDTYRIWKRGSNLRADMTLAGFDGFRIQRSDQTFLFLGGGFSSADGKVTLPPGALLVLAHKEKEVTNALEGAGNQPTESEVIHEVALMSHTNMYRPGIDVTQAELVPHLNWRRQDRTETVGNWKAKVYDMLNVMVSVKSRRVPGAITDEELFSAANGKEKIVNGDGVGGEYGDLLTDEERKQLDSAIKMSNNNNNDTGVSISEDDEHFQDAHDGVVPKEKKGWFGKSVKKSSKMGREKSSSDYRRISSEVSSRGEESVDVKRGKEKNGKKKMKKAAAGTTTTTNTTGAGGSEIKTESEYKKGLRPVLWLTPDFPLKIEELLPLLDILANKVKAIRRLRELLTTKLPQGTFPVKVAIPVVPTIRVLVTFTKFEEQEVVQQVEEFATPPTSPIQYEDAKTKQEPVEGSSTSTSWMSWVRGNNNNKGGGGGEDGGSFKEDVFVVDDDPFNIPSDYVWIDANEKKRRLKAKRAKNRRQQQNRKQQHQTSKNNNNAAEEVRHKGGEEDSEEHHHQHQHRV from the exons atggaAGATTCTTCTGTGTACACTCACAGTTCGGCTCATCTAGCTGTGTTAAACCGTGATCATGATGCTTTAAGAAAAATCATCTTAAACCTTCCTCATCTTGCAAAGGCTGGTGAGGTAAAAACAGAGGAAGAATCACTTGCTGCTGAGATCAAAGCTGATGAAGTATGTTCAGTTATTGATCGACGAGATGTTCCAGGCCGTGAAACGCCTCTACATCTTGCAGTTCGTTTGCGTGATCCAGTTTCAACTGAGATTTTAATGTCAGCAGGTGCTGATTGGAGTCTTCAAAATGAAAACGGTTGGAGTGCGTTACAGGAAGCTGTTTGTACACGAGAAGAGAATATTGCTAAGATTATTGCTCGCCACTATCAACCTTTAGCGTGGGCTAAATGGTGTCGTCGTCTTCCTAGAATTGTGGCTACTGCTTCTCGAATACGTGATTTCTATATGGAGATAACTTTTCATTTTGAGAGTTCTGTAATTCCCTTTATTAGTCGAATTGCGCCATCTGATACTTATAGAATTTGGAAACGTGGATCGAATCTTCGTGCTGATATGACTCTAGCTGGATTTGATGGTTTTCGTATACAGCGATCTGATCAAACTTTCCTTTTTCTAGGAGGTGGTTTTTCCTCTGCTGATGGAAAAGTAACTTTACCACCTGGTGCTTTGCTTGTGTTAGCCCATAAGGAGAAAGAGGTCACAAATGCTTTAGAGGGAGCTGGTAATCAACCTACGGAATCTGAAGTCATTCATGAAGTGGCTTTAATGTCGCATACGAATATGTACAGGCCCGGGATTGATGTAACTCAGGCTGAACTAGTGCCTCATTTAAACTGGAGGCGACAGGATAGAACTGAGACAGTTGGGAATTGGAAAGCCAAAGTGTATGATATGTTGAATGTGATGGTGAGTGTGAAATCGAGGCGAGTTCCTGGTGCCATTACTGATGAAGAGTTATTTTCCGCAGCAAATGGGAAGGAAAAGATAGTAAATGGAGATGGAGTTGGTGGTGAATATGGTGATCTATTGAcggatgaagaaagaaaacaGCTTGATTCTGCCATTAAAATGAGTAACAACAACAATAATGATACAGGTGTATCTATATCAGAGGATGATGAACATTTTCAGGATGCACATGATGGTGTTGTTCCGAAAGAGAAGAAGGGTTGGTTTGGTAAGAGCGTGAAGAAATCGTCGAAAATGGGCAGAGAGAAGTCCTCTAGTGATTATCGGAGAATATCGTCTGAAGTTTCCTCCAGGGGGGAGGAATCTGTGGATGTTAAAAGGGGAAAGGAGAAAAATgggaagaagaaaatgaagaaagcaGCAGCAGgaactactactactactaataCAACAGGTGCAGGTGGAAGTGAGATTAAAACTGAGAGTGAATACAAAAAGGGGTTAAGACCTGTACTATGGTTGACACCAGATTTTCCTCTTAAAATAGAGGAGTTGTTGCCCTTGCTTGACATTTTAGCCAACAAAGTTAAAGCAATTAGGAGATTAAGGGAGCTTCTTACCACCAAACTACCTCAAGGAACTTTTCCAGTCAAG GTTGCTATTCCAGTTGTCCCAACCATTAGAGTTCTTGTGACCTTCACAAAGTTTGAAGAACAGGAAGTTGTTCAACAAGTAGAAGAGTTTGCAACGCCACCAACAAGTCCAATTCAATACGAAGATGCCAAGACCAAACAAGAACCGGTTGAGGGTTCTTCAACTTCAACCTCGTGGATGTCATGGGTGAGaggaaacaacaacaacaaaggCGGTGGCGGTGGCGAAGATGGTGGAAGTTTCAAAGAAGatgtttttgttgttgatgatgatccTTTCAACATACCATCAGACTATGTTTGGATTGATGctaatgaaaagaaaagaagattgaaaGCAAAGAGAGCCAAGAACAGAAGACAACAACAAAATAGGAAACAACAACATCAAACATCCAAAAACAACAACAATGCAGCGGAAGAAGTTCGTCATAAAGGAGGGGAAGAAGATTCGGAAGAACACCATCACCAACACCAACATCGTGTTTAA
- the LOC124919917 gene encoding peroxisome biogenesis protein 12, with the protein MLFQVGGQGTRPTFFEMAAAQQLPSSLRAALTYSIGVFALRRPFFHKVLDYEDELFSLLMLVLETHSLRTTDASFSESLYGLRRRAAKIQLAKETTRSETIDRTHNSGLHKHQKVLSVVFQVVLPYFKSKLHSLYNKEREAALRASLWGSEDDRFGGDDFIDNSNSLASTSASDAEASSATILKKRLRKIIGVCYPWLHAGNEGLSFAYQLLYLLDATGFYSLGLHMLGIHVCRATGQELMDTSSRISKVRSRERERLRGPPWLKAIQGGLLTCTYTVLDYAQTGLIAAVFFFKMMEWWYQSAEERMSAPTVYPPPPPPPPPKVAKEGIPLPRDRTICALCSQKRANPSVLAASGFVFCYACIFKYVSQYKRCPVTLMAANVDEVRRLFHDI; encoded by the exons ATGTTGTTTCAGGTCGGTGGACAAGGGACTCGTCCCACCTTCTTCGAGATGGCGGCTGCTCAGCAGCTTCCTTCCAGTCTCAGAGCTGCTCTAACGTACTCAATCGGT GTGTTCGCTTTAAGAAGACCCTTCTTTCACAAGGTTCTAGATTATGAAGATGAGTTATTTTCATTGCTTATGCTGGTTCTTGAGACTCACAGCTTACGTACCACAG ATGCTTCATTTTCTGAATCTCTATATGGATTGCGAAGAAGAGCAGCTAAAATACAATTGGCAAAGGAAACTACTCGGTCAGAAACCATTGATAGAACTCACAACTCGGGATTACATAAGCATCAAAAAGTTCTCTCAGTTGTATTTCAG GTTGTGTTGCcctattttaaatctaaattacACTCCCTCTACAATAAAGAACGAGAAGCTGCTCTGCGAGCTAGTTTATGGGGATCTGAAGATGATAGATTTGGAGGTGATGATTTTATTGACAACAGTAATTCCCTTGCCTCTACAAGTGCTTCAGATGCAGAAGCATCTTCTGCTACAATTTTGAAGAAGAGGCTTAGAAAGATCATTGGTGTATGCTACCCATGGCTGCATGCAGGGAACGAAG GATTATCATTTGCTTATCAGTTGCTGTATCTATTAGATGCTaccggtttctattctttgGGACTGCATATGCTTGGCATCCATGTTTGTCGTGCAACTGGGCAAGAGCTG ATGGATACATCTTCCAGAATTTCCAAGGTAAGAAGCCGAGAACGCGAGAGGCTTCGGGGTCCTCCTTGGTTGAAG GCCATACAGGGTGGACTGCTCACATGTACATACACAGTTCTTGATTATGCACAAACAGGTTTGATTGCCGCGGTGTTCTTCTTTAAG ATGATGGAGTGGTGGTACCAATCTGCCGAAGAGAGAATGTCAGCTCCAACGGTTTATCCTCCCCCGCCACCTCCACCACCACCCAAG GTTGCTAAAGAGGGGATTCCCCTACCAAGGGATAGAACAATCTGCGCTTTATGCTCACAGAAACGGGCAAATCCATCTGTCCTAGCTGCTTCTGGCTTTGTCTTCTGCTATGCTTGCATATTCAAATATGTCTCTCAG TATAAACGATGCCCAGTTACGTTAATGGCTGCAAACGTGGACGAGGTTAGAAGATTATTTCATGATATTTAG